GCTATCGGTTGATGCTATACGTACCTGGATGgtatgatgatggttgattTCTGACCAATGTGGCAACAAAAGTCCAATTGCCGTAACACGTGGGGTATGACAATTCACTCGACTCAATCTGGACAACGACACTAATTCAGATCCGAACCGAGATGACCTGCCCCTTGGTGTTTTCGGGCCTTTACAGGCTCATTCGGCTATTTGCTCGGTGGACTTCGACCCAAACCAAAGCCTAGACTGGCAGCATTGACGCCATTCAGGGCTAATGTTATCAATAACTTTGAACAGGCAGTCAGGTCTGAATGGGTTTAGGTCAGGGCATTTGCCGATGCGACTGACAGATGCTACATAGTACATCACGCATACCAACAACACCCTCAGTACTGAAGTTACTGATCAAGCGTAACCGCACCCAATGGATGCCAGGTATGGAATGATGGAACCGTGGAAAGTTTCCGTGGGAATCGATTGAATCGGAGATCCTCTCACGCTGAGTTCAGGGGCAGGGTCTGCGGGTTCTGACCAAGGACCAAGACTCGCCTTTGCGGACGCTGGTTAAGTCCGTCTCGTTATGGATTCCGTTCGTCCTTTTGGAAACAGTCTAATGCCCCAGATACCGCCACGGCTTTACTCACTGAAATATGTTTCGACGTTCTTTGTCATTGAGGCATGGCGCCTAGcatacaaacaaacaagcgCTCATTGCCAGGACATGCATATGAACTTGCATCAGACCAGAGCAAACATGGAAGGCATCTGAATTCCGGGccgaacttgacaagattcTTCCATGCAGGCGGCGTTCACCGTTCCGAATCACCGAGCACCAGGATGAGATCTTAGATCATTTGCCCCGGAATTACCGCATAAAGCCTAGCCGGTCTCGATTGACcacacaacatcaaccatttGGGTTTAGGACGCCATCGCACAAGTGGAAgctggagaaggatggagcACAGAGCCTCTCTCACTTCCTGGGGTCTCATTTGGGTTCCGGATTTCCTTATCTGTTCTCAAAAACTGGCTTGAGTGGTCGGCCGtcgagagaaagagagggtTAGACGATCAAGTGGCGTACCAGGATTAACTGTTTTGACAGACCACTACCGTACCAGTAAGCGAAACGACAGAGCAAACATGTGCAAGGGCAGCGCTTTTTATGGATAATTCAGGGTCTGTTTCTGGACTCTGTCCGTGAAGCTCCTGACTATTTGGGATTTTCCTCCACCAGTCTTGAGCCTCGAATGCCTACCATATGAgcaattttttttttcttcttttttttttttttttttttttttttaacttTCCACACCCTCTGCAATTGCCACTCACAATCCAGGCGCCCCTGAGCGTAGGCAGATTTGGCAACTAGACCAAAACTCTGCTTAGACGTGGAATCTGGGGAACATCCACCAGGCCGCAGCTATAGCAAAAACGAACGACCAAATTCCGGAGTCAATGGATACCAAGGTAGGATTGTATAGGGGCAAGCTACTATTCCACGTCAAGCCTGAAGTACCTACAGAATGGATCTTGACTTATCTcgtgatgaggttgacagcGGAGATTGTATGGGGGCGGCTCTTTCTGGCCCGCTTAGCAGCAAATCAGAAGTGACAAGAACGAGGTGATTATCCGGGGATGGGGAAAATGGGGGAGGCGAATCTGAATCAACAAAATGAGGAGCCGAGATAAACTGTCATGTCAATAGAGCATGGCTGTTAATTTCGACTCATGGGGGCGTCTACTTTTGGGGTTATCTTTGCTCATCAAACGGTCTAGCCCCTAGAGTGTCGCAGAAGACtagccatcatcaacagacgATAAGAAAGGACCTGAATAATGCCAAGAGCAAGTATTCCACCCCCAGACGACGGCTTGAGACGGAAGACTCTGGGGAGCACGCTTGTCGCGGTGGATGGTCTGATTATATTGGGCCCAACACATAAGTTGGATTGAGATAGCACCACTGACTGAACTGAAGTCGCAACTGGAGATTTGCCGATCGGTCTCGTGCATACCCAGAAATAATCTTGGGGGTTTCTTGGCTTACGGGGAGTTGGTCTCTGCTTCGTTTGAGGAATCGAAAGTTGCGGAATGGGTAAATTGTACACTGGCATGAAACAATCCTCCTCGATGCATATTATGccagctcctcctcgttTGACGCATCAAGCATTTTTATGCCAGAATAAAGGAGAATCCCTAGACAGCGAGTTTATCTCGTGTTGGCAAGATTGGCTAAATCGAGGGTTACCTGGTCTCGCCTTGTCATATGATATGAGACAAAGGATTGAGACAAGAATTCATCTGCCTGAGCCAATATTGGATCGGCTATGTGCTTATCATGATCAGCTGGGAGAGTGATTAGCCGGATGTGCGCCAACCCCACACTTGACCTACCTAGCTCTCAAGGTTATCTACAGACTACAGGACAAAGTACCTGGTTGTGGGTgggtggatggatggatggatgcaacGCAGGCTGTGCGGTAAATAGCCGAGCGATGCCGCAGACAGACCACGCCCGCCATGGCAAGATACATATTAACATAGGAGATAGATGTTCAAATATTAGAAACAGGCCTAGAACAGTCTCTGACAttagcagccatggcggcgTTGGCTTCGCACAGCACGAGGATCTTTACTCAAATCTGGGGAGAAAAGTGTGAGTGGACTTCTGGGGTAAGAAATTGTAATTATTATTCGTACTTCAGTGGGACAGGTCCAGAAAATAATATGATAGTACCGTTGCTAAAAGACTGGCCATCTCGGACCGCAGTGATAGTGCCGAGATGAGAAAAACTAATCTCAACTGAAAGAGAAACCGATGCCAATCAGGGTCGGAGAGTGGAGTGTCGCCTTGAAGCATCGTGAGCTCCATATGCGGACAAGATCCATGGGTACTGTAGTAGCAGGTCCACTGTAGTGTAGCTCAGGGCTGGCTATCGTAGCATGATTCTTAGCATGGCGAGACGGAGTAAAGGGGAGTGACTGGGGGAGCATGCTGCATTTTCAGTTGACTGTTATCTGCGGTGTTGTTGCAATTGGCAGGTACAAGATGTGTAATATCGCATGATGAGGACAGGCATGGATGGGAGCTGGAAGTACAGGTCCGACGTTACAAACGGGCGATTACGTACAATTGGACGCTATCACGACATTGGTTACTGATTACAGAGCCAAAGAGCATGACAAGAGCACATTTGCATGCACAACAGAAAGATGCCTAATAATCAACACATGTGATGCGCATGCAATTGTGCAACAATCCTCATACATTATACACGATATTAGACATAGCAGAGTTTTGAATACCATGCTAATACAAGTAACCCGAGGTCGACTGTGAAAAGCCAACATCACGAGTCAATGCGACTATCGCAGAATACACTAAAAGAAAAATCAGATAAAAAAAATTGGtgccaagacaagacggAGCCGCTGGAGGAATGAAGGCCAATCAGTCAAGCACGACACGATGGGAAAAAAGGCACAATGCCCCATATTCCGGGCCGGTAGAAGTGTAAGAGCGCAAAGCTTTGGACGGAGAAAGACACGGTGAAGTGGGGTTCTGAAAACTCTCACCGTCAAGCTTCTTCGGGCATTGGCGGCCAGAAAGACTGGGCATCAAGCGGACCAATTAGAGGATTGGAGAGGTACCCCCACATCAGTAACAGAAAAGAGTGCAAGGTGAAAGACAGCGTCGGCGGTCGGGACGTCAAAGCCGAGGTGTTGAGAGAGCGCGAGAGAAAAAGCGTGATGGGGAATATCGGAGTTACCTAGGGGTGCCCTTCTAATTTGTTGGAAGGTGTGCTACTAACATTCCCCAGTTTACCCGTCCCCAGGCCCGTGTCGCCCCGACAAGGTATGACTCGCTCTATTTTGCCTTTGGGGTAGGATATTGATAGTAGCGGGAGATCATTTTTTTTATCGTCACACTGCTAGGGGACAGGGAGATGACGATATGAATCATGGTTGAACAGCAGTCAACCAAGGGGTCGCATTGAGCATAAGACAACTGTCCCTTCCTCATGCAGGCAGACCTACGCGGCTGTTATTGCTTctgatgctggtgctggagctggagctggtcAAGCTTGGTTTTGGTGCTTAGCCAACTGAGCTGTCCTTTGTGACTCTTCATCTTGCTCGCCCCGTTAATGCCCCCCAAGGATAAGGCCCGAAGAACGGGGCTCACTTGTTCCAGAGCCCCAGTGGTACTTCTATTGGAGCCTCCTGCTTCTCCCGCCGGGgtaagagaagaaaaaggtggAGGGGCAGGAACAAAACCCAAAACCGCAGCTGCTAAGCTCCACGCCCCGTATCGACTGCCAGGCTTTAGCCTCACACCCTGGGATGTAGTGGATGAACCCCTATGAGTAATCGACCAAGacttgagaaggaaaaaaaagagccAAAAAATAGCGAGAAGGAAAAAATGACAGAAGACTCACAATGGAGACGCCGCCCACGGGGCCTTCCTGAAATCAGTGGGCATTCCCCTGTAGCGGTGCACCAGGCCTTCTCCAGCCCTCTAGCGACTTTCCCAGCCCTGCCCTGCATCGCGGCGCTTCCCTTCTGTAATTTTTCCCCTTCTGTAATTTTTCACAGGGTGGACTCCGTACTCTCATCAGGTACACTCAGCAGGTACATACAAGCCATCGTGGGTGTCCTCGGACGTGGGGTGAGAGGGGGGTGCATCTGCATGGAGGGGGCGTGTGCGATAGCCCTTCCCGTCCCTCGTTCCCTCTCTTTCCCCTCCACCCTCCACCCAGGCTCGCTCCATTCGCTCCTCCCTCTTGTTCCTTGATGTCGCAGTGCACCTTCTAGTGCCGAGCCCGGCATCTTTTATAACCATCTAATCCCCCCATCCCCTCCATCCTCCAGATTTCCGTTCTCTCCAAAATATTATCTGCATTCAACCTTTCAGCTTCCCCGGAACTTGACTCCTCCACATAAGCTTTGGACAACTTAATCAAAGGTTACTTTCTCTCAACACCGAACAACACTCACAACAACGCCATCGTCGATCACAATTCACCAATCACATTGAATTCTCTCCAGCTCAGCCAACCTCAATAACAATTATCATTTTGAGTGTTGGGTCTTCCAGACGTCTATCACATGCAACGAGCACAGTCGGCCGTGGATTTTTCCAATCTACTAAACCCCACAGCACCggctgaaaaggaaatcGAGAAACCCCAACAGGGCGACGTCGAGATGGCAACCGCAGCAGTGACAGTTATTAAGCCCAATGGCCCCCTTCCTGGTGGCCAGTCTTCGGAGAACTCCAACGAGTTGCCCCGACCTTACAAGTGCCCTCTCTGCGACAAGGCCTTCCATCGTCTGGAGCACCAGACTCGTCACATCCGAACTCacactggcgagaagcctCACGCCTGCCAGTTCCCTGGTTGCAGTAAGAAGTTCTCTCGATCCGATGAGCTCACTCGTCACTCTCGTATCCACAACAACCCAAACTCAAGGCGAGGCAACAAGGCTGCTCAAGctcaccagcagcaacagcatcaaaTGCACCAGCAGGGCATCCCCCATCATATGCTTCCTGATGGAATGATGGCGCCGCCTCCTGCCCCCAAGACCATTCGCTCTGCACCTGGCTCTGCTTTGGCCTCACCTAACGTGTCACCTCCTCACTCTTACTCTACATTTGCTCTGCCCACCTCAGCAGTCCATTACAACCGAGGTGGTGATATTTCCATGCTGGCCAAGGCCGCTACTCAGGTCGAGCGCGAGACCTTGACAGCACCTCCTCACCACCACAATAACAACCGCCACCACCCTTACTTTGGTCATGGCATGCACAGCTCTCGAGGCCATTTGCCCACACTTTCTTCTTACCATATGGCTCGTTCTCACTCaggcgacgacgatgacCATTACTCCGGCTCTCTGCGCCATGCTAAGCGCTCCAGGCCTAACTCTCCCAACTCCACAGCTCCTTCGTCACCAACATTTTCTCACGACTCTTTGTCACCTACACCTGACCACACCCCAATCGCCACACCTGCTCACTCTCCTCGTCTGCGGCCCTTCTCAGGCTACGAGTTGCCCAGTCTCCGAAACCTATCACTTCAACATAACACAACGCCTGCTCTAGCTCCTATGGAGCCTCATCTTGAGCAGAGCCAGTTCCAGCAGGGAGCGGCACCCACTGCTCAGCCTCGCCCCAACGGCATCTCTTTAACGGACATCATTAGCCGGCCTGACGGATCCCAACGCAAGCTTCCTGTTCCTCAGGTTCCCAAGGTCGCTGTTCAAGATCTTCTGTCCGATAATGGATTTAGCCACAGTGGCAGAAGTTCAGGAACAAGTAGTTTGGCCGGCGGCGATCTCATGGATCGCATGTAATACACGGCATGGATCGCAAACACACGATATGATGACGACTATGGGTTATAGAGGTATAGAAAGAAACGGCGTTTACGGGTCATTACAAGGCAATCGAATTACATCATCTCAAGAACTGAGCATTTGGCGAGGAATTGGGCGGCATTTGTGAAACGGAAAGCATTTTCATTGCAGGGCGGTGGACGGTTGGTTGCAACAAGTCCGGCCCATATTTGGGGGGCGGCGGAAACTAGATTTCGGATTGCGGAGCACTTGGATTTTTCCTCTCGGGCTTGCCTCGGGGGTCGTCGGAGGCCACATTTTTTCCTCTGTCGCAAAACACTATGATATCCATGGATTGTTTGCACTCTACTTTATGAAAAGAACTTCACTCCTGTTACATTTTTTCTCCAAAACTACCATGTCCAATGTCTTACATTATGTcttatttcctttttctACTATTCCAGTGTGGGGATCACTTTACCTACAACGAGGGCCTTGATGGGAGTTGATAATGGATCGACCAGGGTCTGACATGGTAGCTTGCTTCAGTGCTGAGCTTAGCTCAGTCAAAGCAAGCCAGTCAGCCCTGAGAGACAACTACTGGGGTGTTAGGGTGCCTCTGGCCCTCGTCGAAGATTACGAAACTAATACCAGGAATGATGTATGGCGATAGATAGAGATAGACCAAGATCGCAAGGATAAGCTCCAGGACAAACGCTACAGTTTGTACTCCGTACCAATGTATCAATTAGACTTCAAATGCACATTCTATCCCAAGGTGATTTGCATGATTGTCTGGAATGGTGACAGTTGAGTCATGATGGTGCGCAGTCTTCAGCCGAATGACCGACGTCAGGATCATCGCGTGTAACACGATTAATTAATCAATGATAAAAACACGGGAATCCAAAAGCTTGAACAACATGATGACGCTATCTTGTGAGAGAAGATTGGGGCTTGATTAGAGAGCAGCCTCCAGAGCGGAACCGCAGGCTTGGAACGCACTGGGGTAAACCCGTAAAAGAGGGCGCTCTTAAGTTGGCATAATACTTTTTTTGTGTTTGAGTGAGCAAAAAAGACGCTGACCAAGGTTTGGTTCAGACTTGTTTCGTCTTGGCCCCCAAGACGGGAAACTACCCTTCGTTAGTGACCCCTTTTTAGACAAACCCAGATCAGACAGATCTCAGGATGCCGTCATATGACGGGGAGTTTGACGACAGGTGGGTGGTTCACGGGGGAATTTTTTTtaaatttttttttttttttgggggGGGGGTTCATCTTGTTCTGTATAAGAGGGAATATTTGATGTACATGATGGATTGTTGTATTTGAAGACACATGTTACCGTTTACTTATCCCCCAGATTATCATGTTTCTGTTGAAGGATTAAAAAAAACCTTACTAACCACGCAATTCGATCTGCCGTTCTTCCCCACCATTTGCATATGCATCACCCAAGCCCAGTATAACACAATACACACAGTTAAGCACACTACACACCATCTCTTTCGATCCCTGCGTGTCAGCGTGCCGATGGTGAAAAAAGCCTagatggtggtggtggtaatCACATGGGAAAGAAACAGATGTTGCCAGGTGATACTGACAATTGGCTACTGAACACGCACACACTCTCACTAAtctcttgttgtctcttctctcactcATCACCTATCAACCCATGTACTGCGCTTATTAACCAATGGTTTTACCCACACACCAGGCGAcatttgtttttttattctttAACGATTCGGTTCGCTACGGATACTGATATCAGTTTTCCGGTCGTTCAGGGCGCAGCAAGTGTTTGCTTTTCTCAGCGGCCGTTTGTCCCTGACTTCGCTTATTTACAATTTCGGGACGTAGGTCCGCCTGCTAAAGCAAAGCCTATCGGAAAGATGGGAAGCCACAAATTAGAGGGCTGCAGTCCCATCGATAAGGAGGCGCACCATACCCCAATGTTTGACTGGGGCTTCTGATCCTCTCCCCGTGGGGCGTGTTTGTGGTGTCAcagaaaagcaaaaaaaaaaaaaagagagaaaacaGACCACGATTTGCAATGCAGCCAGCCATGACCCTTTGTGTCAGGAAAGGAAAGCAGGTACCTCGACCAAGCTGCGAGAGAGACTTCTGACTGGTACGCCTCGAGACTCAAGTTTGAAGCCAAATCTTCCAACACATCACGTCAGCCTGCGAGGGTTTCCAGGTTTTGCCAGCGAATGGATTGCCTGCTCTCCCCTAATAGATACGAGTGTTCGTACTAGTGGTTCTCCTTAATGAGTTAAGTGGTCCTACAGCTGTCTCTGCAAGGTAACACAATGGGCTGAGTACGCGTCCTCCAAATACCAAGACTCTGTCTCTGCTCAGCCCGGCCAAGCTCAGGGGTGCATCTATTTTGATTTCGTTGCAGTACGGACCAAGGGGAAGAGGTACCATTGGGCGCAGGTAAGACGAGACAGtacttgatcaagttgcaCATCTGCGGCTTCCTTGCTGAGAAACCTGTAGACCGGCAATCTCCGTGTAATTGTTGAGAGAATCAGCTCAGCATGTGAAGTTTGAGGAGAGCCATTTGCCTGATGGACTTAGGTATCTCGGCCCGGGATGGTCGGTGAAGGGGCATAGCACCTGGCGATACGCGCCATGTACCACACCTTCAGAGGCAAAACGCACAAGACTTGGATTGTTTTAGTGGAGGAGCCTCTCAATTAGGCCGTGTTTCGTGGGCTGAGTGGTTCAACAGCCCCTGGCCGCGATAAGCACAAGCTGAAGGTGACAGCCGATTTGATTAAAGCGGTCGGCCTCAGGTCAAGGTGAATGTCGACTTGCGGCAACACAAGTCCGTAGAGAAATGTATGGCAAGTTCACCGCTAAAACGCTGGACGAATAAGAGCGGCGATAGAAATCGGATGCAAGCGTGTAATGGTGTGTAGGAGAATGCCCGCGAACCTAAAGGAAACACCATTTCTTAACAAAATTTCCATATCTGGCGTCTGATGATTGATTTGCCAGAGTACATAGCTAAAAATCCGGGGGTGGGTGGCGTGTGCGCTCCCCCCTGCCCGTCCCCCCAAACTCCTAAATGCGGGTGTGTGGCAGCTCTAGCTAGGCTTGTTTTCTCTGCCTAGAAATGCTCTACCTTTGTTTCTGGAGGGTGGCATTCGCGGGGTCAAGCAACCTACTCAAAGCTGGGGTTGGCATGGGCGCTTTTGGCTGGTCGATAGACGATGATAATCTCATGTCGACGACGTCAAGGCGTTGGCGATCATTCTTTGCCCTCTACGGCACTGTCGTTCCTGTTATCGCTCAGGGCGCTTGCGACACGACACGCCTTGATGATTCAGGGATCGCGATTGCGGGCCGCTATCAAGCAGCCAAGATGTCTTATCTTTGACTTTCTGGGGCCCCGGGGAAACGgacaaacaaggcaagaGCAGAAGATCTGTCTTGCACTCTCGAGTCAGGGGCCGCCTTGACAAAGATTGAACGTGTCATGCCGGTTTGAGAAGGCTTAATAGAGGTACATAGTAGCAGAACTTCTGTTCAACTTGTCCCACATTGCAGCCCATCACCTGACTGAAGCATGTGGGCAATTAGGTGGAATGGCAGAGCGTGTGTGATGGACGACGTGATTTCAACTCCGGTCGCTGGGCTGCTCTGTGATGGCCGGGCTGATTGGAGCGGTagatcttggtctcagcCCGAGTGTGCGTGGGATCTATCATATCCAAACgacttgatgatgacattgcCGTAGAATAATTGTGACAATGCCAAGAACCAATATAACCGGCAGCAGGTACAGTGCATCGTCCATCAGCTCGGACGACATGCCCGGCTCCGATTCAGGAATCCGGATCATTGCGCATGTAGGAACTTTTTGCAATTGCCTTGACGCCGCGCTGTTTCCTATTACGTGGGGGTTGGACACCTTCAACCGTCTTCATTGGCATCGGGATCGCCATCTCTCATGTTTCGTGGGTTGACCCTAGCGATCTGCGCGCATAGAGAAACTCGCCAGGGGCGTCAAAAAGGGGATTGTTCTATCATTTTGTGCCGTGGCATGCATATTGCGTGCCAAGCACAAGTTCAAACATACGTTCAAACTGTAACCTCCCTGCATTTGGAACGCGCAAGCTGTTGAGAAAAGTGTGAACCTGACAATCGTATCATAATTAAATAACTTTATCAGGAAAGAGGGAATGTTTCTCGTTCCGCTTCGTTCCTTCCCACTCTCCTAGACGATAGATCAACGTTAACCAGTCCCATCGAAATGGCAAAGACTGACGTCGATAAATGGAAaccatatcaacaagcttcCAACTGTCGATCCTCTGCTTCCAACAGCTTCATAGCTCGCTCATAATTATCGCAACTAACTTTCGCTCTGACTCGTGGTCCCCTCAAATTTCCCAGAATCTGAGATTTATTGGCATCGATCTAGAAGGAGAGACCCCCTTGAGCTTCCTATACCTTACGTCAGTGGAGCTATTTACGTCAACCCCAGACGATCGACACTCATAATAACGATCCCAGCAGGAGCAACGATTCCAGAAACTCAGATTTACAAGGCATTGTTTGCAAGTCTAGGAGTAGGTATCCAACGACCAAAGCCGATCATGACATTTTGTTATGGAGTGAGGCAATAACAATGGCAAAACACAACGTTGTTGGTGTCAATGGGAATGCGCCAAAGCGAAGGTCAATCCGTCATATTGCTGGACTGCTTATTACTCAGCCGCGGTTATCCTTTCCTTTCAACCTCTGAACATCCACGGATACGATGGACACAAACAGCACGCCGTTTAAGTTCTAGACAAAACAGGGTCTCGGGGAAATGAGGCCTTTTGAGGTTGTTCtgatgagaccaagaggTGCTTCTATTCTAGCTTCAGGTCAGCTCGcacttttcttttttagcCAAAGTCAAGGATGCCACAAAGCGGACCCCaaggacaacgacaacatcctTTTGAGGAACCACCTGAAAATTTTCACAAGCATGACACTGTCGTGTTATTGCTTCTGGTTCCTGATGTTCCAACTTAAGCCCGGAGCCAAGCTCTCATAGTGGATATCTTCCCCCACGCACACGCCCCACGATATGTCAGAAAGGCATGGGTTAGCATGGGGAAGGCTCCCTGCAAAATCACAACACAACCCTTGTCCAGGGCAGCCAGCACAGTCTCTTTGTGCCCTGAGGGGTGTGAACAATTCATCACATAAACCTTGTCATAATCCATGAGTACTCGATACCAGGTTTGTTACGTTACGTTACAGAAGTCTCCAATCTGGATTTGATCACTAGCAAAGGATTTTGCTAACTATCCGTATGTTTATGCAGAACACCACCTGAATGTACAGGGAAGTGCATGCATGAATCAAGTATTCTCTCATGCGGGAGAACAAGGTTAGAATATGGTTCAGGATGAATCCCTCTCGTTCTTAGATATCCCTTACCATGTACACCCTGGAAAATACTTGCGTCCCGACCCGATAGATAAACCAACAATTGCAACACAATCCCGACTGAGTTGGCGTTGGTGCCGCAAGTGAGGGATGATAACCAGACAGACGGGACTGTCTATTACGGTATAGGCAATGTCCGGCATTCTCACCCTGGGCCAACACTGGATTAAACAGAGACTAGTTTTTCTACCATGGGAACACTGGGCTTGGACGTTGGACCTGGCAATACTCTTCAGAGACCTATGTTATGCTCAATTGATAGCAGGCAACGATACAACGACCATCCATGATAAATACAACTGGCCGATGTGACTGCGGAACCAAGCATAACTTCGACGAGTTATTTAACTAGGTTCAAGTGAACCCAGTGAACGATGGCATTGCGGAGCTTTGCGACAGGGCCAAAGAAACGTGATAAGGCTCACGATTTCGATTCGCAACCAGCACTCCTTCGGACCGATCATAGTGAGCGTCAG
This is a stretch of genomic DNA from Fusarium graminearum PH-1 chromosome 4, whole genome shotgun sequence. It encodes these proteins:
- a CDS encoding DNA-binding protein creA; protein product: MQRAQSAVDFSNLLNPTAPAEKEIEKPQQGDVEMATAAVTVIKPNGPLPGGQSSENSNELPRPYKCPLCDKAFHRLEHQTRHIRTHTGEKPHACQFPGCSKKFSRSDELTRHSRIHNNPNSRRGNKAAQAHQQQQHQMHQQGIPHHMLPDGMMAPPPAPKTIRSAPGSALASPNVSPPHSYSTFALPTSAVHYNRGGDISMLAKAATQVERETLTAPPHHHNNNRHHPYFGHGMHSSRGHLPTLSSYHMARSHSGDDDDHYSGSLRHAKRSRPNSPNSTAPSSPTFSHDSLSPTPDHTPIATPAHSPRLRPFSGYELPSLRNLSLQHNTTPALAPMEPHLEQSQFQQGAAPTAQPRPNGISLTDIISRPDGSQRKLPVPQVPKVAVQDLLSDNGFSHSGRSSGTSSLAGGDLMDRM